One Nostoc sp. UHCC 0302 DNA window includes the following coding sequences:
- a CDS encoding alpha/beta hydrolase, which translates to MIFTWKKVQRFLLLLLAFSVVVIVFMHPASAIFKELPQASNPKPSIILVHGTNADATSWQHVIPLLQQDGYTVTAVQNPLTSLPDDIATTKRVIDAQRRPVVVVGHSYGGNVITAAAAGNPQVKALVYIAGFAPEPGETISKLSSRYAPPPLSKALIADTAGFLYIDREKFHEVFAKDVSIVEARVMAATQKPPSKAVFDQSVESAAWKTIPSWYLVAQEDQAINPELERFMAKRIGAKTIEIKASHVAFISHPRKVANLIVEAASSAVK; encoded by the coding sequence ATGATTTTTACATGGAAAAAAGTTCAAAGATTTTTGCTGTTACTACTCGCATTTAGTGTTGTCGTTATAGTATTCATGCATCCAGCATCAGCCATTTTTAAGGAATTACCCCAAGCGTCCAACCCTAAACCTTCGATCATTCTTGTTCATGGTACCAATGCCGATGCTACATCCTGGCAACACGTCATTCCGCTTTTACAACAGGATGGCTATACAGTGACCGCTGTACAAAATCCGCTTACTTCTTTGCCAGACGACATTGCCACAACCAAGCGGGTAATTGATGCCCAACGGAGACCCGTTGTTGTGGTCGGACACTCCTATGGTGGAAACGTGATCACAGCTGCGGCGGCTGGCAACCCACAAGTGAAAGCATTGGTTTATATCGCTGGTTTTGCACCAGAACCAGGCGAAACAATTAGCAAGTTAAGTAGCAGATATGCTCCCCCTCCACTCAGCAAAGCACTTATAGCTGATACAGCAGGGTTTCTCTACATTGATCGTGAGAAGTTTCACGAGGTCTTTGCTAAAGACGTATCGATAGTCGAGGCGCGGGTGATGGCAGCGACGCAGAAGCCACCCTCCAAGGCGGTCTTTGACCAATCAGTGGAAAGCGCAGCTTGGAAGACAATTCCCTCATGGTACCTCGTGGCTCAGGAAGACCAGGCAATTAACCCTGAGCTTGAGCGATTCATGGCAAAGCGAATCGGTGCTAAAACAATTGAGATCAAGGCAAGCCATGTGGCCTTTATCTCTCATCCAAGAAAAGTTGCCAACCTGATTGTTGAAGCAGCAAGCTCTGCTGTGAAATAA
- a CDS encoding mercuric reductase, with protein MDTQYYDDIIIGGGKAGKTLAPALVADGRKTALVERSLNMIGGSCPNIACIPSKTMVASAEVANTVRNSAAYGINTAPPTVDLAAVIGRKRSVVQSLRPINLNNLHTALGDNLIIGTAHFVAPKTIEVATDEGTTRLLTAERLFINTGTRPLIPSLPGLKEAGFFTSESIMELKQLPEHLLVLGSGYIGLEFAQMFRRFGSRVTVIGQSEQILSQHDPDIAIAVQALLERDGIDFLLKAKVLRVDRPGNAIKLQIQAAEHEMSLEGSHLLVAVGRAPTTDTLNLAAAGVATDTRGFIPVNERLETNIPEIWALGDINGGPQYTHVALDDYRIVKANLIDGGNRSTQGRLVPSCLFIDPELAHIGLTETEAQQQGYAIRVAKLDARDIMRAVTQSQTDGLMKAIVDTKTGRILGCSLLCYEAGEVISTVQMVMQAQMPYTVLRDGILTHPTMTEGLNMLFSNV; from the coding sequence ATGGATACCCAATACTACGACGACATTATTATCGGCGGTGGCAAAGCGGGTAAAACCCTGGCACCTGCACTAGTCGCGGACGGGCGCAAAACCGCTCTGGTGGAACGTAGCTTAAACATGATTGGTGGCTCGTGCCCTAATATTGCCTGCATTCCCAGCAAAACGATGGTGGCAAGTGCAGAGGTGGCAAATACTGTGCGGAACAGTGCTGCCTATGGCATCAACACGGCACCGCCCACGGTTGATTTAGCGGCAGTGATTGGGCGCAAACGATCAGTCGTGCAGTCCCTGCGACCAATAAATCTTAACAACTTGCACACCGCATTGGGGGACAATCTGATCATTGGCACCGCTCACTTTGTGGCACCTAAAACAATTGAAGTGGCAACAGATGAAGGAACAACTCGCTTACTCACAGCAGAACGATTGTTTATCAATACAGGCACGCGACCGTTGATTCCATCCCTGCCGGGACTCAAGGAAGCTGGGTTTTTCACCAGCGAGTCAATCATGGAGCTAAAACAGTTGCCAGAGCATCTGCTCGTTCTCGGTAGCGGCTACATTGGGTTGGAGTTTGCCCAGATGTTCCGGCGCTTTGGCTCTCGCGTCACTGTCATTGGGCAGAGTGAGCAAATTCTATCACAGCACGATCCAGATATTGCGATCGCAGTGCAAGCACTACTGGAACGAGACGGCATTGACTTCTTGCTGAAGGCGAAGGTGTTAAGAGTTGATCGCCCTGGCAATGCAATTAAACTTCAGATTCAAGCTGCCGAGCATGAGATGAGCCTTGAGGGTTCACACTTGTTAGTAGCCGTCGGTCGTGCGCCAACCACTGATACCTTAAATCTAGCTGCTGCTGGTGTGGCAACCGATACACGAGGATTCATTCCAGTCAACGAGCGCCTGGAGACGAACATACCGGAGATTTGGGCGTTAGGCGATATTAATGGTGGGCCGCAATATACCCATGTGGCACTGGACGATTATAGGATTGTCAAAGCGAATTTGATTGATGGCGGCAACCGCAGCACACAAGGTCGTTTGGTTCCATCTTGTCTTTTCATCGACCCAGAACTGGCTCATATAGGTCTGACCGAAACCGAAGCGCAGCAACAAGGGTATGCCATTCGAGTGGCGAAGCTAGATGCAAGAGATATTATGCGAGCAGTAACACAAAGTCAAACTGATGGACTGATGAAGGCGATCGTGGATACCAAGACGGGTCGGATTCTCGGATGTTCACTCTTGTGTTATGAAGCGGGTGAAGTGATTTCGACAGTGCAAATGGTGATGCAAGCTCAGATGCCCTATACCGTTCTGCGCGATGGAATTTTGACTCATCCCACGATGACTGAAGGGTTAAATATGCTGTTTTCAAACGTGTAA
- a CDS encoding antibiotic biosynthesis monooxygenase, with protein sequence MFDEPLAINISEENCPVTAVISHVVRPGREQGYEAWFHGIAADARKFKGHLGVSTIRPQNHAHSEYVVILKFDCYDNLKTWLESDIRREWIERLQPLIEKPEDIQTLTGLETWFTLSNKPMMSPPPRYKMALVTWLGVFFTLPQLNRLLVPLLSGLPVLLNQLISTGLGVALLTYVIMPRLTQLFRKWLYPISYPLS encoded by the coding sequence ATGTTTGATGAACCGTTAGCAATTAATATCAGTGAAGAAAACTGTCCAGTCACTGCTGTGATCTCTCATGTAGTGAGACCGGGGCGTGAGCAAGGTTACGAAGCATGGTTTCATGGCATTGCCGCAGATGCACGAAAATTCAAGGGACATTTGGGTGTCAGCACTATTCGACCCCAGAATCACGCCCATTCTGAGTACGTGGTCATTCTCAAGTTCGATTGCTACGACAATCTCAAGACCTGGCTAGAATCAGATATTCGGCGGGAATGGATTGAGCGATTGCAACCCTTGATTGAAAAGCCAGAAGATATTCAAACCCTGACCGGATTGGAAACCTGGTTTACTCTCTCAAACAAACCTATGATGTCTCCACCACCCCGCTACAAAATGGCGTTAGTGACCTGGCTAGGAGTATTCTTCACGCTTCCTCAGCTCAATCGGTTGCTAGTACCATTGCTGTCTGGGCTACCTGTATTGCTCAATCAACTGATTAGCACAGGACTCGGTGTCGCTCTGCTTACCTATGTGATTATGCCGCGCCTAACCCAATTATTTCGCAAATGGCTGTATCCCATTTCATACCCCCTCTCCTAA
- a CDS encoding IS630 family transposase, whose protein sequence is MLSWFCLTVLCTTKTIRFWCEDETRIGLKTITGRKITGKGVKPVGVHQWQFKATYLYGIIEPLTGESFFWEFSHLNTDCFQIFLNLISQHFTDSVLIIQLDNGAFHKAKRLQVPDNIILLFQPAHSPELNPIEQVWQYIKRRLRWLLPKKLDDLRTALYAEIGKLTKQIIVSIARRQYILEALSVASF, encoded by the coding sequence ATGCTGTCTTGGTTTTGCTTAACAGTTTTATGCACAACGAAAACGATTCGTTTTTGGTGCGAGGACGAAACTCGAATTGGATTGAAAACAATCACAGGACGGAAAATCACAGGCAAGGGTGTCAAACCCGTTGGTGTACACCAGTGGCAGTTCAAAGCAACATATTTATATGGAATCATCGAACCACTGACTGGCGAAAGCTTTTTTTGGGAATTTTCACATCTTAATACTGACTGTTTTCAGATATTCCTCAATCTAATTTCTCAACATTTTACTGATTCAGTACTAATTATTCAACTGGATAATGGTGCCTTTCATAAAGCCAAACGTCTTCAAGTACCAGATAACATCATTTTATTATTTCAGCCTGCACATTCTCCCGAGTTAAACCCAATTGAGCAGGTTTGGCAATATATTAAGCGCCGACTGCGTTGGTTATTACCTAAAAAACTTGATGATTTACGTACTGCTCTCTACGCTGAAATTGGGAAATTAACCAAACAAATTATTGTATCTATTGCCCGAAGACAATATATTTTAGAGGCACTATCTGTAGCTAGCTTTTAG
- a CDS encoding helix-turn-helix domain-containing protein, with amino-acid sequence MSGVYQLEIKETVAELKDLLAIQKTATAKERVQLLYLLKTGHGQTISQTAEIIGRNRVTLHKWIRQYKAGGIEGLLKQKSSPGRPRTIPNWAEKALEKRLQEPLGFNGYQEIVEWLEQNLGVNSCYKTVHKLVYYRLESSPKVPRPKSVEQKQPQVEAFKKTLHTT; translated from the coding sequence ATGTCAGGGGTATATCAACTAGAAATTAAAGAGACTGTCGCAGAACTCAAAGATTTACTGGCAATACAAAAAACTGCGACGGCTAAAGAAAGAGTGCAGCTACTATATTTACTCAAAACAGGGCATGGTCAAACAATTTCTCAAACCGCAGAAATTATTGGTCGAAATCGAGTGACCCTACACAAGTGGATTCGACAGTACAAAGCAGGCGGTATTGAAGGACTATTAAAACAAAAATCTTCGCCAGGAAGACCAAGAACCATCCCAAACTGGGCAGAAAAAGCATTAGAGAAAAGATTGCAAGAACCACTTGGATTTAATGGTTATCAAGAAATTGTAGAGTGGCTAGAACAAAACTTGGGAGTCAATTCTTGCTACAAGACAGTTCACAAACTGGTTTATTACCGTTTGGAGTCATCGCCAAAAGTACCACGCCCCAAAAGCGTTGAACAAAAACAACCACAAGTAGAGGCATTTAAAAAAACCTTGCACACAACTTAG
- a CDS encoding HU family DNA-binding protein, giving the protein MNKGELADAVAAKANVTKKQADEIISALLSVVTEAVANGEKVTLVGFGSFERRERSEREGRNPKTNEPMTIPATRVPAFSPGKQFKEKVAP; this is encoded by the coding sequence ATGAACAAAGGTGAATTAGCAGATGCTGTAGCAGCAAAGGCCAACGTCACAAAAAAGCAAGCCGATGAAATCATCAGTGCTTTATTGTCAGTTGTTACTGAGGCTGTAGCAAATGGGGAGAAGGTAACGCTCGTTGGCTTTGGGTCATTTGAGCGACGCGAGCGTTCCGAGCGCGAGGGGCGTAATCCCAAAACCAATGAACCAATGACTATTCCAGCTACTAGAGTGCCTGCGTTTTCTCCTGGGAAGCAGTTTAAAGAAAAAGTAGCACCATAG
- a CDS encoding DUF4278 domain-containing protein: MQQKRTANMLVLHGFINDSRGKYMKLYYRGLGYELDSSKIANRTTEKPFQPSPSVGSAYNLIYRGVTYPVDPNAKSAEIPLPPTTYKLSYRGINYLVNRNAQGEVTLITQLANSLPADTLPQLTTSL, encoded by the coding sequence ATGCAACAAAAGCGAACAGCTAATATGCTGGTGTTGCATGGATTTATTAACGATTCACGAGGCAAATATATGAAACTTTACTATCGCGGTTTGGGCTACGAATTAGACTCCTCGAAAATTGCAAATAGAACAACAGAAAAGCCTTTTCAACCATCACCTAGTGTTGGGTCAGCTTATAATCTGATTTACCGAGGGGTTACTTATCCTGTTGATCCCAATGCCAAATCTGCGGAAATTCCTTTACCACCAACAACTTATAAATTGAGCTATCGAGGAATTAATTACTTGGTGAATAGGAATGCACAGGGAGAAGTTACTTTAATCACTCAATTGGCAAACTCATTACCAGCCGACACACTGCCACAGTTGACAACATCGCTTTAG
- a CDS encoding alpha/beta hydrolase produces MNKSILNSELEIFEEAEGGGHFMFIENPEKFNQLVLQFLK; encoded by the coding sequence ATGAATAAAAGCATTCTTAACTCAGAATTGGAAATCTTTGAAGAAGCTGAAGGCGGAGGACATTTCATGTTCATTGAAAACCCAGAAAAGTTTAACCAACTGGTCTTGCAATTCCTGAAGTAA
- a CDS encoding CHASE2 domain-containing protein: MKIALSTQSNLWKKVHKELKLWREVVLPGLSVVGIIMLVRSTGLLQSQEWLAFDQLLRLRPNEAVDSRVVIVGIDEDDINYVGRFPIPDKEIAQMLSILNSYKPKVIGLDLFRDKRNSADAELVPVWRENPNLIGVEVALNQKQSFNVKPPPELPAQRVGFADLIVDPDGKLRRGLIASKTYTGELKYSLPLRLAQFYLREQGIKFAHGSRSFDPIKFGSSRLVRFLPDSGGYVGTDANGFQMLLNFRSHPQPFRTISLRDVLNKKIDPSWIRDRVVIVGMTAPSVKDNFIISAVKNTLYTTALGVENSANQYQWIYGVEVHAHATSQIISHVLDRRPLLKVWSEIWEYLWILAWGLLGIILGLILQSPAKTLLSLGVTSTGLVGICYICLVLGWWIPLVPTLLALTSAGLTTFFFDRDLRTLLEQRSLTLKRSFEAIHNGPLQSLAVMLRSFGEKEIESENLRAQLEQLNRELRAIPEYLTQEMLSRNDSVYLEGNEVLDLQTPIAEMLYYVYDITLRRNFQGFTTIQSFIPPNFEPLDECNLNANQKRSLYIFLQEALCNVGKHSQGATRLDVVCTRSSREYCLQVIDNGFVSISKNYQRHGQGTEQAQDLARQLRGRFRRYPHSPQGTVCELAWPIASNWWQQFLYLGNWNFLVKQNIKSISIKK, translated from the coding sequence ATGAAAATCGCACTTTCAACTCAAAGCAATTTATGGAAAAAAGTTCATAAAGAACTGAAACTCTGGCGAGAAGTAGTGCTGCCAGGACTCTCTGTGGTAGGAATTATCATGCTTGTGCGCTCAACAGGATTATTGCAATCGCAAGAGTGGCTGGCTTTCGATCAATTGCTCCGGCTACGACCTAATGAAGCTGTCGATTCGCGGGTAGTAATTGTGGGTATTGATGAAGACGATATTAACTATGTAGGCAGGTTTCCCATCCCAGATAAAGAAATCGCCCAAATGTTGAGCATCTTAAATAGCTACAAACCCAAAGTCATCGGTCTCGACCTTTTTAGAGATAAAAGGAACTCGGCTGATGCAGAGCTTGTACCTGTTTGGAGAGAGAATCCAAATCTCATCGGAGTTGAAGTAGCATTAAACCAAAAACAATCTTTTAATGTTAAACCACCACCTGAGTTACCTGCCCAACGAGTCGGCTTTGCAGACTTAATTGTAGATCCGGACGGGAAGTTGCGACGTGGCTTAATTGCAAGTAAAACTTACACCGGAGAACTGAAATACTCTCTACCTCTGCGTTTAGCACAATTCTATTTACGTGAGCAAGGAATCAAGTTTGCTCATGGTAGTCGCTCTTTTGACCCCATTAAGTTCGGTTCAAGTCGGCTAGTCCGATTTCTCCCCGATTCTGGCGGATATGTGGGAACTGATGCCAATGGCTTTCAAATGCTACTCAACTTTCGCTCTCATCCCCAACCTTTTCGCACCATATCTCTCAGAGATGTCCTCAATAAAAAAATTGATCCTAGTTGGATTCGCGATCGCGTCGTGATTGTTGGCATGACTGCCCCCAGCGTTAAAGATAACTTTATCATCTCCGCAGTTAAAAATACACTTTACACCACGGCTTTAGGAGTTGAAAACTCTGCTAATCAATACCAATGGATTTATGGTGTAGAAGTTCATGCTCATGCTACGAGCCAAATCATTAGTCATGTTTTAGACAGACGACCACTGCTAAAAGTCTGGTCAGAAATTTGGGAGTATTTATGGATTTTAGCTTGGGGTTTACTCGGCATAATTCTGGGTTTAATCCTGCAATCTCCGGCAAAGACATTGTTGAGTCTTGGTGTAACTAGTACCGGACTTGTTGGGATTTGTTATATTTGCCTAGTTCTGGGTTGGTGGATTCCTTTAGTACCAACCTTGTTAGCTCTTACAAGTGCAGGACTGACAACATTTTTTTTTGACAGAGATTTAAGAACACTACTTGAACAGCGCAGTTTAACTCTGAAGCGCTCTTTTGAAGCAATCCATAATGGGCCTTTACAAAGCTTGGCTGTGATGTTGAGGAGCTTTGGCGAAAAAGAGATAGAGTCTGAAAACTTGCGAGCGCAGCTTGAACAACTAAATCGAGAATTACGCGCTATTCCTGAATATCTCACTCAAGAAATGCTCAGTCGTAATGATAGTGTTTATTTAGAGGGAAATGAAGTACTCGATTTGCAAACTCCCATTGCTGAGATGCTTTATTATGTTTACGACATTACCTTAAGAAGAAACTTTCAAGGATTTACGACCATCCAAAGTTTTATTCCTCCTAATTTTGAACCATTAGATGAGTGCAACCTAAATGCAAATCAAAAGCGAAGCTTGTACATTTTTTTGCAAGAAGCTTTATGTAATGTCGGTAAACATTCCCAAGGAGCTACTCGTCTTGATGTTGTTTGTACGCGCTCATCGAGGGAGTATTGCCTGCAAGTAATTGATAATGGGTTTGTGAGTATATCTAAAAACTATCAACGTCATGGGCAAGGAACAGAACAAGCTCAAGATTTAGCCCGACAATTGAGAGGTAGATTTCGACGATATCCTCACTCTCCACAAGGTACTGTCTGCGAATTGGCTTGGCCCATAGCAAGTAATTGGTGGCAGCAATTTTTATATTTAGGTAATTGGAACTTTTTAGTGAAACAAAATATTAAATCAATAAGTATTAAGAAGTAA
- a CDS encoding response regulator transcription factor, translated as MSTIMQKFLVVDDHEAILQGTIPALKDKYPEVEILAAQDAQTAYQQFERHHPDLLIVDLCLPEKPQAPAQVEVGMQLIKTLMSSTLAPNLVVLSTNVKPLVRLKPMINAYEGGFAAMDKSLPIREMLKFIDLALRGSIYLSSELRSRPEFDRKWLEVLTLKYQEGLTDKAIAQKMNLSDRTVRNYWIRLQDALGVYDEPGKELRIQIEIAARKIGLIN; from the coding sequence ATGTCAACTATCATGCAAAAATTTTTAGTCGTTGACGACCATGAAGCAATTCTTCAAGGCACAATTCCAGCACTCAAAGACAAATACCCAGAAGTAGAAATCCTCGCGGCTCAGGATGCCCAAACTGCATATCAGCAATTTGAACGCCACCACCCAGACTTGCTAATTGTTGATTTATGTCTGCCAGAAAAGCCTCAAGCCCCAGCTCAGGTTGAGGTTGGGATGCAACTGATCAAAACTTTGATGTCCAGCACTCTTGCCCCTAATTTAGTGGTGCTGAGTACCAATGTTAAACCTTTGGTGCGCCTCAAACCGATGATTAATGCCTATGAAGGTGGCTTTGCGGCTATGGATAAGTCTTTGCCTATCCGCGAAATGTTAAAGTTCATTGACTTGGCGTTGCGCGGCTCTATTTATTTATCTTCAGAACTGCGATCGCGCCCAGAATTTGACCGAAAATGGCTAGAGGTGCTGACGCTAAAATATCAAGAAGGCTTGACAGATAAAGCGATCGCCCAAAAAATGAACCTGAGCGATCGCACTGTACGAAACTACTGGATTAGACTGCAAGATGCTTTGGGTGTGTATGACGAACCTGGTAAAGAATTGAGAATTCAAATTGAAATTGCAGCTAGAAAAATCGGATTAATCAACTGA
- a CDS encoding filamentous hemagglutinin N-terminal domain-containing protein — MKVKSEYYQRWNSLLFSFGAIILTGCYASATFVTSSPVNAQIVPDNTLPINSSVTPGCTACTIEGGTVRGSNLFHSFSEFGVPTGGKAFFNNATSIENIFTRVTGNSISNIDGLIRVVGGANLFFLNPNGIIFGTNARLDIGGSFLATTASSILFANGTVFNTKPDTSTTPLLTVSVPIGLQFNGREGNIVVRSSRASPVNPKSESGDAGQLPNTAQIVNTSGTSPSTISGRLSDSSDVDLYQIFLPAGQSFQATTEDETVVDTRLFLFDSSGRGLYSNDDSVEFIQSTVPFVQPFTPTTAGTYYLGITSSGNKPTSDDGLIFDENYGYGNPIGSGAKLPLSGWDNKGTDSGDYTIRLISNSSVNLPSAGLQIQPGRTLALVGGNITIEGGKLQAPGGRVELAAVKDSGVVELIQLGQKLQLNVPEGLARADLSLTNKGQVNVRAGGGGSIVINARNLNISGADTWLRAGIARGLGSVGSKAGDIAINVTEATNLDVGMISNSVLDGSMGNGGDLNIVTGSLNVTNGALLYAISVGEGKAGNLNINARDTVTFDGVNSHEYSSGAFTALGLLGVGNGGNLNIATGSLNVTNGAVLNANTSGKGKAGNININARDTVIFDGESAAFSSVYRTGKGDGGNINLTTGSLFLTNGAFLSAGTSGQGKAGNVNIDARDTVAFNGIDGKGHSSGIFSIVAITGVGNGGNLNITTESLVLSNNAVVSARTRGQGNGGDITVNANTIEALSGGQVLTTTTNTGKAGDITLNVTQNVMLSGSDPTYLTRIAQFGTDVLDSVDFSSGLFANTLSTSTNQGGNLTINTGQLTVRDGAQVTVSSEGLGIAGSLIVSADSIRLDNEGKISADTSGSGGNIDLRARDLLLLRRGSSITTNATSAATGGNITINTNNLVAVPQENSDISANALDSFGGQIIVNASGIFGTEFRDSPTPLSDITATSARGYEFNGAVQINTPDVNPSQGLTALPTNIIDTSQLIANSCIARSKRPEGKFIITGNGGSPVMPDDPAVASYQTYQIPTVTSASISKYQENTANTNKHEIAVPAPFLEATGWVYGSNGEVILTSFASTVVPDTPWSKLPTCSG, encoded by the coding sequence GTGAAAGTAAAATCAGAGTATTATCAACGCTGGAATTCGCTGCTATTTAGTTTTGGAGCGATAATTCTTACAGGATGCTATGCAAGTGCAACTTTTGTAACAAGTAGCCCTGTGAACGCTCAAATTGTTCCCGATAATACACTGCCGATAAATTCCAGCGTCACGCCAGGCTGCACGGCTTGCACAATTGAAGGGGGAACAGTTCGGGGTAGCAACCTGTTTCACAGCTTCAGCGAGTTTGGAGTGCCTACAGGTGGAAAAGCGTTTTTTAACAATGCTACGTCAATTGAGAACATTTTCACTCGCGTTACAGGAAACTCAATATCTAATATTGATGGGTTGATTCGAGTGGTGGGAGGTGCGAATCTGTTTTTCCTCAATCCCAATGGTATTATTTTTGGGACGAATGCTCGCTTAGATATTGGTGGTTCGTTTTTAGCGACTACAGCTAGTAGTATATTATTTGCCAATGGTACGGTTTTTAATACTAAACCTGATACCTCCACTACTCCGTTGCTGACCGTCAGCGTCCCGATTGGTTTGCAATTTAACGGCAGGGAAGGCAATATCGTCGTTAGATCAAGTAGAGCTTCTCCTGTCAACCCGAAGAGTGAGAGTGGGGATGCAGGGCAACTGCCAAATACGGCACAGATAGTAAACACCTCCGGGACATCTCCTAGTACGATTTCTGGGAGGCTTTCTGATAGCAGCGATGTGGATTTGTACCAAATTTTTCTGCCTGCGGGTCAATCCTTCCAAGCAACAACTGAAGATGAGACTGTCGTGGACACCCGTTTGTTCTTATTTGATAGCAGTGGTAGGGGTCTTTATTCCAATGATGATTCTGTGGAATTTATACAATCAACTGTACCATTTGTGCAACCCTTTACGCCGACTACAGCGGGAACTTATTACTTAGGCATCACTAGCAGCGGGAACAAGCCAACCAGCGACGATGGTTTAATCTTTGATGAAAACTATGGTTATGGTAATCCAATTGGTTCTGGTGCTAAGTTGCCTTTAAGTGGTTGGGATAATAAGGGTACTGATAGTGGAGACTACACCATCAGGCTAATTAGTAACTCATCCGTTAACCTGCCGAGTGCAGGTCTTCAGATTCAACCGGGCAGAACTCTAGCTTTGGTAGGCGGCAATATAACTATCGAGGGGGGAAAGTTACAAGCACCTGGAGGACGAGTAGAGTTGGCAGCAGTGAAGGATTCAGGAGTGGTAGAACTGATTCAGCTAGGGCAGAAGTTGCAGTTGAATGTTCCTGAAGGGTTGGCAAGAGCTGACTTATCACTTACAAACAAGGGTCAAGTGAATGTAAGGGCAGGTGGTGGTGGGAGCATTGTTATCAATGCCCGGAACTTGAATATTTCAGGAGCAGATACTTGGCTAAGAGCAGGAATAGCGCGAGGGTTGGGTTCTGTTGGCTCAAAGGCGGGCGATATTGCAATTAATGTGACAGAGGCAACAAACTTGGACGTAGGCATGATCTCTAATTCAGTGTTAGATGGAAGCATGGGGAACGGGGGCGATCTCAATATCGTTACTGGGTCACTTAATGTTACTAATGGTGCTTTGCTGTATGCCATCTCCGTTGGAGAGGGGAAAGCGGGTAACTTAAATATAAATGCCCGCGATACGGTTACCTTTGATGGAGTAAATAGCCATGAATATTCTAGTGGGGCATTTACTGCTCTGGGATTGCTAGGCGTAGGCAATGGGGGCAATCTCAATATCGCTACTGGGTCACTTAATGTCACTAATGGTGCTGTACTCAATGCCAATACTTCTGGAAAAGGGAAGGCAGGCAATATAAATATAAATGCTCGCGACACAGTTATCTTTGATGGAGAAAGTGCGGCATTCAGCAGTGTGTACAGGACAGGTAAAGGTGACGGAGGCAATATTAACCTTACCACCGGCTCGCTCTTTCTTACCAATGGAGCTTTCCTAAGTGCCGGCACCTCTGGACAGGGGAAAGCAGGTAATGTGAATATCGATGCCCGCGATACGGTTGCCTTTAATGGAATAGATGGCAAGGGTCATTCTAGTGGGATATTTAGCATTGTGGCAATTACAGGCGTGGGCAACGGGGGAAACTTAAACATTACTACCGAGTCACTTGTTTTAAGTAATAATGCTGTAGTAAGTGCCAGAACTCGCGGACAAGGAAATGGAGGTGATATTACTGTTAATGCTAATACAATAGAGGCGCTAAGTGGCGGACAAGTTCTCACGACTACCACTAATACTGGCAAAGCCGGAGACATCACCTTAAATGTGACCCAAAACGTCATGCTTTCGGGTAGCGATCCCACTTATTTGACTCGAATCGCTCAATTTGGTACCGATGTATTAGATAGTGTAGATTTTAGCAGTGGTTTATTTGCCAATACATTAAGCACTTCGACAAATCAAGGGGGTAACTTGACGATTAATACTGGGCAATTAACTGTCCGGGATGGAGCGCAAGTTACTGTCAGCAGTGAAGGCTTAGGGATTGCAGGCTCGTTGATAGTCTCAGCCGACTCTATCCGTCTCGACAACGAAGGAAAAATCAGCGCTGATACCTCTGGTAGTGGAGGAAACATTGACCTGCGAGCGCGCGATTTGTTACTCCTACGCCGAGGTAGCAGCATTACTACCAACGCGACTAGTGCAGCCACTGGTGGTAACATCACGATTAATACCAACAACCTAGTCGCTGTTCCCCAAGAAAATAGTGACATTAGTGCCAATGCTCTTGATAGCTTTGGTGGTCAAATAATTGTGAATGCTTCGGGCATCTTTGGCACAGAGTTTCGTGACAGCCCCACGCCATTAAGTGACATTACAGCTACTTCTGCTCGTGGTTATGAGTTTAATGGTGCAGTGCAGATCAATACGCCTGATGTTAATCCAAGCCAAGGTCTAACTGCCCTGCCCACAAACATCATAGATACTTCACAGTTGATTGCTAATAGTTGCATTGCACGAAGTAAACGACCAGAAGGAAAATTCATCATCACGGGAAACGGAGGCTCGCCAGTGATGCCAGATGACCCCGCAGTTGCATCCTATCAGACTTATCAGATTCCAACTGTTACAAGCGCAAGTATCTCAAAGTACCAAGAAAATACAGCTAATACTAATAAGCATGAAATAGCTGTACCTGCGCCATTTCTTGAAGCTACTGGATGGGTTTACGGGTCTAATGGTGAAGTGATTCTCACTAGCTTTGCCTCAACTGTTGTTCCTGATACTCCTTGGTCAAAGCTGCCTACTTGTTCTGGTTGA